In the Syngnathus scovelli strain Florida chromosome 8, RoL_Ssco_1.2, whole genome shotgun sequence genome, one interval contains:
- the lats2 gene encoding serine/threonine-protein kinase LATS2 — translation MRPKTFPAAPYVGNTRQRLQEIKEGLKQPAKLVSQALHGGSQRAEGSGRPADCKGGKDASGRQQPVRPQQKFNNYQSALREIRKSLMPFANESGPGSGHPAGEVNRQMLHELVNAGCDQEMAVRALKQTGSRNIEAALEFISKMSYLDPRNELIVRVIKQTSPGKVGMPPSMDHRPPLEASGEAAGAMPPYHPMYEGVAGYGPEGEMPRPYMSAPPVMNYMMPPTGAAQGPPMGNPMGRPPSMGNYPPVMAPQSNPANTMYAPGAQQKGYPASMEQHGPIMTYNVPGQPLPPGAPVPGPHYDYGHPRPHLMEPAGYGVKRTASFQNKMAPPPMAPPDNYVNMQAKGPLGQNVPGGGAGGYPANLYLASHTHPRQASPTSHQVHMMSRSPGGVPALGPDFSDLPQSLMTPSRASLNMDLYEHHWAGPPGPEGAPQARQPQPQGPFRGEVRVPSRANSFNSRSAVSNGVRPPMSAPPDPSLGPPNTITAVTSPPIQQPVKSIRVMRPEPKTAVGPCHPSWMAAQAQEMTEPLAYMPEETYTLEHPQEPRCPPPPYPKNLIMSPGETAALEVAGAMGGAQDHSSPASRSTHSGSGGSGTTDDGSQHIKEKTKGGKAEKTVKDKKQIQTSPVPVRKNGRDEEKRESRIKAYSPFAFKFYMEQHIENVMKTYQQKLNRRLQLEQEMSKAGLSEAEQGQMRKMLNQKESNYNRLRRAKMDKSMFVKIKTLGIGAFGEVCLTRKVDTCALYAMKTLRKKDVLNRNQVAHVKAERDILAEADNEWVVRLYYSFQDRDSLYFVMDYIPGGDMMSLLIRMGVFPEPLACFYVAELTLAIESVHKMGFIHRDIKPDNILIDLDGHIKLTDFGLCTGFRWTHNSKYYQKGSHARQDSMEPSDFWDDVSNCRCGDRLMTLEQRANRQHQRCLAHSLVGTPNYIAPEVLLRKGYTQLCDWWSVGVILFEMLVGQPPFLAPTPTETQIKVINWESTLQVPAQVKLSPEAVDIIGRLCCSAQDRLGANGAGEIKTHPFFSKVDFSSNLRQQPAPYRPKIAHPMDTSNFDPVEEEGGPGAWNDSGDSTRALDALCSPHGKHPEHAFYEFTFRRFFDDNGCPFRYPKPLEAAEGPPGPEEEDEDEDDEEAGEGCEPVYV, via the exons ATGAGGCCCAAGACGTTCCCGGCGGCGCCCTACGTGGGCAACACACGCCAGAGGCTCCAGGAGATCAAGGAGGGCCTGAAGCAGCCGGCCAAGCTGGTGAGCCAGGCCCTGCACGGGGGCAGCCAGCGGGCCGAGGGTTCCGGCCGCCCCGCCGACTGCAAGGGTGGCAAGGACGCGTCCGGTCGGCAGCAGCCCGTGCGGCCGCAGCAGAAGTTCAACAATTACCAGAGCGCCTTGCGGGAGATTCGCAAGTCGCTCATGCCCTTCGCCAATGAATCGGGACCCGGGTCTGGCCACCCTGCCGGCGAGGTCAACCGGCAGATGCTGCACGAGCTCGTCAACGCCGGTTGTGACCAG gaaatggccgtcCGGGCACTGAAGCAAACGGGAAGCAGGAACATCGAAGCGGCTCTGGAGTTCATTAGTAAGATGAGCTACCTGGACCCCCGCAATGAGCTCATTGTGCGTGTTATCAAGCAGACTTCACCAG GAAAAGTTGGCATGCCTCCCTCAATGGACCACCGCCCGCCACTGGAAGCCTCGGGCGAGGCCGCGGGTGCCATGCCCCCATACCACCCCATGTACGAGGGTGTGGCCGGGTACGGTCCGGAAGGCGAGATGCCCAGACCCTACATGAGCGCTCCCCCCGTCATGAACTACATGATGCCGCCCACTGGAGCAGCACAGGGTCCCCCCATGGGGAACCCAATGGGTCGACCGCCCAGCATGGGTAACTATCCGCCAGTGATGGCCCCTCAGTCTAACCCGGCTAACACCATGTACGCCCCGGGGGCCCAGCAGAAAGGCTATCCCGCTAGTATGGAGCAGCACGGGCCCATAATGACCTACAATGTCCCTGGTCAACCGCTGCCTCCCGGGGCCCCGGTGCCAGGCCCCCACTATGACTATGGCCACCCCAGGCCTCACTTGATGGAACCCGCAGGCTATGGAGTCAAGAGAACTGCCTCCTTTCAAAACAAGATGGCGCCACCCCCCATGGCGCCCCCAGACAATTACGTCAACATGCAAGCTAAAGGGCCCCTGGGCCAGAACGTGCCAGGAGGAGGTGCAGGGGGCTACCCTGCCAATCTGTACCTGGCCTCCCACACCCACCCACGTCAGGCGAGCCCCACCTCCCATCAGGTCCACATGATGTCCCGTTCCCCGGGCGGGGTGCCAGCTCTGGGCCCTGACTTTTCCGATCTGCCCCAGAGCTTGATGACGCCTTCCAGGGCGAGCCTCAACATGGACTTGTACGAGCACCACTGGGCGGGGCCGCCGGGTCCCGAAGGCGCCCCCCAAGCCAGACAGCCCCAACCTCAAGGGCCGTTCAGGGGTGAGGTCCGTGTGCCCAGCAGGGCCAATTCCTTCAACAGCCGCTCAGCTGTCTCCAACGGCGTTCGGCCGCCCATGAGCGCGCCCCCGGATCCTTCCTTGGGTCCTCCCAACACCATCACAGCCGTCACATCTCCACCCATTCAGCAACCAGTCAAGAGCATTCGGGTGATGAGACCGGAACCCAAGACGGCAGTGGGACCTTGCCATCCCAGCTGGATGGCGGCCCAAGCCCAGGAAATGACAGAACCGCTGGCTTACATGCCCGAGGAGACCTACACCCTGGAGCACCCCCAGGAACCCCGCTGCCCACCGCCACCTTACCCCAAGAATCTCATCATGTCACCGGGTGAGACCGCGGCCCTGGAGGTGGCGGGAGCCATGGGTGGGGCTCAGGATCACAGTAGCCCCGCTTCGAGAAGCACACACAGCGGCAGCGGCGGTAGCGGAACCACGGACGACGGATCGCAGCATATTAAGGAGAAGACAAAAGGCGGCAAGGCTGAGAAAACGGTCAAAGACAAGAAGCAGATCCAGACGTCGCCCGTGCCGGTGAGGAAAAACGGTCGTGATGAGGAGAAGCGCGAGTCCCGGATCAAGGCCTACTCACCCTTCGCCTTCAAGTTCTACATGGAGCAGCACATCGAGAACGTCATGAAGACGTACCAGCAGAAGCTCAACCGTAGGCTGCAGCTGGAACAGGAAATGTCCAAG GCCGGCCTATCCGAGGCCGAGCAGGGCCAGATGAGGAAAATGCTCAACCAGAAGGAATCCAACTACAACCGGCTGCGGCGCGCCAAGATGGACAAGTCCATGTTCGTCAAAATCAAGACGCTGGGCATCGGCGCCTTTGGTGAGGTGTGCCTCACGCGCAAAGTGGACACGTGCGCCTTGTACGCCATGAAGACTCTGCGTAAGAAAGACGTCCTCAACAGGAACCAG GTGGCCCACGTGAAGGCCGAGCGCGACATCCTGGCCGAGGCGGACAACGAGTGGGTGGTGCGCCTCTACTACTCCTTCCAAGACCGTGACAGCCTGTACTTTGTCATGGACTACATCCCCGGCGGCGACATGATGAGCCTGCTGATCCGCATGGGCGTCTTCCCCGAGCCGCTGGCGTGCTTCTACGTGGCCGAGCTGACGCTGGCCATCGAGAGCGTCCACAAGATGGGCTTCATCCATCGCGACATCAAGCCCGACAATATCCTCATCGACCTAGACGGGCATATCAAGCTGACGGACTTTGGCTTGTGCACTGGCTTCCGCTGGACCCACAACTCCAAGTACTACCAGAAAG GGAGCCATGCGAGACAGGACAGCATGGAGCCCAGCGACTTCTGGGACGATGTGTCCAACTGCCGCTGCGGCGACCGGCTGATGACGCTGGAGCAGCGGGCCAATCGGCAACACCAGCGCTGCCTGGCTCACTCTCTGGTGGGCACGCCCAACTACATCGCCCCTGAGGTGCTGCTGCGCAAAG GTTACACCCAACTGTGTGACTGGTGGAGCGTCGGCGTGATCTTGTTTGAGATGTTGGTGGGGCAGCCGCCCTTCCTGGCACCCACTCCCACAGAGACTCAAATTAAG GTCATCAACTGGGAGAGTACGCTACAGGTGCCCGCCCAAGTCAAGCTGAGTCCCGAAGCCGTGGACATCATCGGGCGCCTCTGCTGTTCGGCTCAAGACCGCCTGGGCGCCAATGGCGCTGGAGAGATCAAGACGCACCCCTTCTTCAGCAAGGTGGACTTCTCCAGCAACCTTCGCCAACAGCCTGCCCCCTACAGACCCAAGATCGCACACCCCATGGACACGTCCAACTTTGACCcggtggaggaggagggcggGCCCGGGGCCTGGAACGACAGCGGGGACAGCACCCGGGCCCTGGACGCCCTGTGCTCGCCACACGGCAAGCACCCAGAGCACGCCTTCTACGAGTTCACCTTCCGCAGGTTCTTCGACGACAACGGCTGCCCCTTTCGCTACCCCAAGCCTTTGGAGGCCGCAGAGGGGCCGCCCGGCCCCGAGGAAGAGGACGAGGACGAAGACGACGAGGAAGCAGGGGAAGGATGCGAGCCGGTCTACGTTTAG
- the LOC125973183 gene encoding uncharacterized protein: MVHTCVVAGCRNRRTPGTGLSFYRFPRDPERKQRWIAAVNRQGWAPNDGSRLCSTHFISGKQVKNPRSPDYVPSVFTPISPEMKEPSPPEVPDKQEARVEAANALLFLQRQGGSGADEPGSIEAKVEGSVSSFTDDDDDDDDESLSDDNDNTLAQTSVNFDNVLKTLRRENRALRESVEKMSLSENSLRNDAEKVKFYTGLPNFFVLETVMLLLAPHMDAIRNAKLSKFQQLLLTLMRLRLDLRNQDLAYRFGIKVGTVVRTVHHVVNIMSSTLVPTAVFWPSRAELRKNLPAALRSSCPDCAVIVDCFTVPCEGPVARDNEQGAAVAGGDVLNYLIGVAPQGVVTFVSKGVLGNFSPRTLAESSGFLCKLLPGDVVLASRDLDIGDAVAARGARFGIAAHFQDDQSQGAKVSPLDTVGVQAHVEKVVSIVRRRYAMLTGPVEKPFAAAPERTSNLSTFDKIVQVACALNNLCISAAPLE, encoded by the exons ATGGTTCACACGTGTGTGGTGGCAGGCTGTAGGAACCGCAGGACGCCGGGCACCGGCCTGTCCTTCTATCGCTTCCCGCGGGACCCCGAGAGGAAGCAGCGGTGGATCGCGGCCGTCAACCGCCAGGGCTGGGCGCCCAACGACGGCAGCCGCTTGTGCAGCACTCACTTCATATCCG GTAAACAAGTCAAGAACCCTCGTTCGCCGGACTATGTTCCTTCCGTGTTCACGCCCATTTCCCCTGAGATGAAGGAGCCCAGTCCACCCGAAGTCCCAGACAAGCAGGAAGCCCGTGTGGAGGCGGCCAATGCTCTGCTCTTCCTGCAGCGTCAGGGCGGGTCCGGAGCAGATGAGCCTGGTTCAATCGAGGCCAAAGTCGAGGGCAGCGTGTCGTCTTTcacggatgatgatgatgatgacgacgacgagtcTCTGAGTGACGACAATGACAACACGCTTGCACAAACGTCCGTGAACTTTGACAATGTACTCAAAACACTCAGGCGGGAGAATCGAGCGCTGCGCGAGTCTGTGGAGAAGATGTCCCTGTCGGAGAACTCTCTTCGGAATGACGCCGAAAAGGTCAAATTCTACACGGGCCTGCCGAACTTCTTTGTGCTGGAGACGGTCATGCTACTGCTGGCACCGCACATGGATGCTATCAGGAACGCCAAGCTGTCCAAATTCCAGCAGCTTTTGCTAACGCTCATGCGTCTCCGCCTAGACCTGCGCAACCAGGACTTGGCCTATCGCTTCGGCATCAAAGTGGGCACGGTGGTCCGGACTGTGCATCACGTGGTCAACATCATGTCTTCCACCCTGGTGCCCACCGCCGTCTTCTGGCCCTCTCGAGCCGAGCTGCGCAAGAACCTGCCCGCGGCCCTGCGCTCCTCCTGCCCGGACTGCGCCGTCATCGTGGACTGCTTCACCGTGCCTTGCGAGGGCCCGGTTGCCCGGGACAACGAGCAAGGTGCGGCGGTGGCGGGCGGCGACGTCTTGAACTATTTGATTGGTGTGGCACCGCAGGGCGTGGTCACCTTTGtttccaagggagtcctgggaaACTTCAGTCCTCGGACCTTGGCGGAGAGTTCGGGATTTCTCTGCAAGCTGCTCCCGGGCGACGTGGTTTTGGCCAGCCGGGATCTGGACATCGGCGATGCTGTGGCCGCTCGCGGGGCTCGCTTTGGCATCGCCGCTCACTTTCAAGACGACCAGAGTCAGGGAGCAAAGGTCTCGCCGCTTGACACAGTAGGTGTGCAAGCTCACGTGGAGAAGGTGGTGTCCATAGTGAGGCGGAGGTACGCCATGCTCACCGGCCCTGTGGAGAAGCCATTTGCCGCGGCTCCGGAGCGCACCTCCAACCTTTCTACCTTTGACAAGATTGTGCAAGTAGCTTGTGCCTTAAACAACTTGTGCATCTCTGCTGCGCCTCTGGAGTGA
- the ska3 gene encoding spindle and kinetochore-associated protein 3 isoform X2, translated as MDPESEFFAKLKKLCRTLETETARLQKTFENRHDSPDSEVAAKAMRAYHDLNCEVLGIKGQLQDELRKHNARKTNVDTFIHACRAVQSNIAHDVCALTEHFENYGYQAPTDAHVPNESAANEPEKDDGEDDVEDVVAEECSGPLMSPQAAAPPSHDGPMRTPKLSDFGLSKLDLRRTFSKSVEEPTMPELSLPCLDVSALPPPTPTCVLRMDEDEVRMPQMEDFGFSEITMDLFKKMSDDISPAQDLVKPPVPSVYESLQEESLKIPEPPAFSTLEFKIPKTNGCHSASPPRFVFDAQSPSGAVHLPDTPEMPVFKTPAFKRLLSSKKLEPTVAKRLDSIPFLETPCSASVPDRKAWEYDVPELQIPGMQECADLDGATEDFHLSPPRATRDSYEIGTPEFPHLSSVTQDICKLVLESQKPLRKPQHNRRCVNAVSEQEFQSLPAFLKQITLNDLNQAVHHINEYLLQCPGEDTREFRMEELKRITKMGIKAPVYMLCLSELRRLQHVEGARNNAIYTLNLRS; from the exons ATGGACCCCGAGTCGGAGTTTTTCGCCAAGTTGAAGAAGTTGTGCCGAACGCTGGAAACGGAGACGGCCCGTCTCCAGAAAACTTTCGAAAATCGTCACGACAGCCCAGACAGCG AAGTGGCAGCGAAAGCCATGAGAGCCTATCACGACTTGAACTGTGAGGTGTTGGGCATCAAG GGTCAGCTGCAGGATGAGCTGAGAAAGCACAATGCGCGCAAGACAAACGTGGACACCTTCATCCACGCCTGCAGGGCCGTGCAGAGCAACATTGCCCACGACGTGTGTGCGCTCacggaacactttgaaaattaCGGATACCAAGCTCCCACAGATGCTCACGTGCCTAACG AGTCGGCTGCGAACGAGCCTGAAAAAGACGATGGCGAAGATGATGTGGAGGATGTGGTGGCAGAGGAATGCAGCGGGCCGCTAATGTCGCCTCAGGCAGCGGCGCCTCCCAGCCACGACGGCCCCATGCGCACCCCCAAGTTGTCCGACTTCGGCCTGAGCAAGCTGGATCTCCGCCGGACCTTTTCCAAGAGCGTTGAGGAGCCCACCATGCCTGAGCTGAGCCTCCCCTGCCTGGACGTTTCCGCGCTGCCTCCACCCACGCCCACGTGCGTGCTGCGCATGGATGAGGATGAGGTGCGCATGCCGCAAATGGAAGACTTTGGTTTCTCCGAAATCACCATGGATCTTTTCAAGAAGATGAGCGATGACATAAG CCCAGCGCAGGACCTCGTAAAACCACCAGTCCCCTCTGTGTATGAAAGTTTGCAAGAAG AAAGTTTGAAGATTCCTGAGCCACCTGCGTTCTCCACGCTGGAGTTCAAGATCCCAAAAACAAACGGCTGTCATTCAGCGTCACCTCCGCGATTTGTGTTTGACGCCCAATCTCCAAGCGGTGCCGTCCATCTGCCTGACACCCCCGAAATGCCGGTCTTTAAAACTCCCGCTTTCAAACGTCTACTCAGCAGCAAAAAG CTCGAGCCCACGGTCGCCAAAAGGCTGGACTCCATACCGTTTCTCGAGACGCCTTGCAGCGCTTCCGTCCCGGACCGAAAGGCGTGGGAATACGACGTGCCCGAATTGCAGATCCCGGGCATGCAG GAGTGCGCGGACTTGGACGGAGCCACAGAGGACTTCCACCTCAGCCCCCCTCGAGCTACAAGGGACAGCTATGAGATTGGCACCCCCGAGTTTCCCCATCTGAGCTCCGTCACGCAGGACATCTGCAAA CTCGTGTTGGAGTCTCAGAAGCCGCTGAGAAAGCCACAACACAATCGCAG ATGTGTGAATGCCGTGTCTGAGCAAGAGTTTCAAAGCTTGCCGGCGTTTTTGAAGCAGATTACATTGAACGACCTCAACCAGGCGGTCCATCACATCAATGAGTACTTGCTCCAGTGTCCAG GGGAGGACACGCGGGAGTTTAGGATGGAGGAGCTGAAGAGGATCACAAAAATGGGCATCAAGGCACCCGTCTACATGCTGTGCTTGAGTGAGCTGAGGAGGCTCCAGCACGTGGAAGGAGCGCGGAACAACGCCATCTACACGCTCAACCTACGCAGCTGA
- the ska3 gene encoding spindle and kinetochore-associated protein 3 isoform X1 — MDPESEFFAKLKKLCRTLETETARLQKTFENRHDSPDSEVAAKAMRAYHDLNCEVLGIKGQLQDELRKHNARKTNVDTFIHACRAVQSNIAHDVCALTEHFENYGYQAPTDAHVPNESAANEPEKDDGEDDVEDVVAEECSGPLMSPQAAAPPSHDGPMRTPKLSDFGLSKLDLRRTFSKSVEEPTMPELSLPCLDVSALPPPTPTCVLRMDEDEVRMPQMEDFGFSEITMDLFKKMSDDISPAQDLVKPPVPSVYESLQEVESLKIPEPPAFSTLEFKIPKTNGCHSASPPRFVFDAQSPSGAVHLPDTPEMPVFKTPAFKRLLSSKKLEPTVAKRLDSIPFLETPCSASVPDRKAWEYDVPELQIPGMQECADLDGATEDFHLSPPRATRDSYEIGTPEFPHLSSVTQDICKLVLESQKPLRKPQHNRRCVNAVSEQEFQSLPAFLKQITLNDLNQAVHHINEYLLQCPGEDTREFRMEELKRITKMGIKAPVYMLCLSELRRLQHVEGARNNAIYTLNLRS, encoded by the exons ATGGACCCCGAGTCGGAGTTTTTCGCCAAGTTGAAGAAGTTGTGCCGAACGCTGGAAACGGAGACGGCCCGTCTCCAGAAAACTTTCGAAAATCGTCACGACAGCCCAGACAGCG AAGTGGCAGCGAAAGCCATGAGAGCCTATCACGACTTGAACTGTGAGGTGTTGGGCATCAAG GGTCAGCTGCAGGATGAGCTGAGAAAGCACAATGCGCGCAAGACAAACGTGGACACCTTCATCCACGCCTGCAGGGCCGTGCAGAGCAACATTGCCCACGACGTGTGTGCGCTCacggaacactttgaaaattaCGGATACCAAGCTCCCACAGATGCTCACGTGCCTAACG AGTCGGCTGCGAACGAGCCTGAAAAAGACGATGGCGAAGATGATGTGGAGGATGTGGTGGCAGAGGAATGCAGCGGGCCGCTAATGTCGCCTCAGGCAGCGGCGCCTCCCAGCCACGACGGCCCCATGCGCACCCCCAAGTTGTCCGACTTCGGCCTGAGCAAGCTGGATCTCCGCCGGACCTTTTCCAAGAGCGTTGAGGAGCCCACCATGCCTGAGCTGAGCCTCCCCTGCCTGGACGTTTCCGCGCTGCCTCCACCCACGCCCACGTGCGTGCTGCGCATGGATGAGGATGAGGTGCGCATGCCGCAAATGGAAGACTTTGGTTTCTCCGAAATCACCATGGATCTTTTCAAGAAGATGAGCGATGACATAAG CCCAGCGCAGGACCTCGTAAAACCACCAGTCCCCTCTGTGTATGAAAGTTTGCAAGAAG TAGAAAGTTTGAAGATTCCTGAGCCACCTGCGTTCTCCACGCTGGAGTTCAAGATCCCAAAAACAAACGGCTGTCATTCAGCGTCACCTCCGCGATTTGTGTTTGACGCCCAATCTCCAAGCGGTGCCGTCCATCTGCCTGACACCCCCGAAATGCCGGTCTTTAAAACTCCCGCTTTCAAACGTCTACTCAGCAGCAAAAAG CTCGAGCCCACGGTCGCCAAAAGGCTGGACTCCATACCGTTTCTCGAGACGCCTTGCAGCGCTTCCGTCCCGGACCGAAAGGCGTGGGAATACGACGTGCCCGAATTGCAGATCCCGGGCATGCAG GAGTGCGCGGACTTGGACGGAGCCACAGAGGACTTCCACCTCAGCCCCCCTCGAGCTACAAGGGACAGCTATGAGATTGGCACCCCCGAGTTTCCCCATCTGAGCTCCGTCACGCAGGACATCTGCAAA CTCGTGTTGGAGTCTCAGAAGCCGCTGAGAAAGCCACAACACAATCGCAG ATGTGTGAATGCCGTGTCTGAGCAAGAGTTTCAAAGCTTGCCGGCGTTTTTGAAGCAGATTACATTGAACGACCTCAACCAGGCGGTCCATCACATCAATGAGTACTTGCTCCAGTGTCCAG GGGAGGACACGCGGGAGTTTAGGATGGAGGAGCTGAAGAGGATCACAAAAATGGGCATCAAGGCACCCGTCTACATGCTGTGCTTGAGTGAGCTGAGGAGGCTCCAGCACGTGGAAGGAGCGCGGAACAACGCCATCTACACGCTCAACCTACGCAGCTGA
- the hcn5 gene encoding hyperpolarization activated cyclic nucleotide-gated potassium channel 5 isoform X1, whose protein sequence is MRRAFRATAAMQRLRARGTTAAAAAGCERAPCGWRALLLPQQNRQSLYMYGSEVAVEKECIRQLQSGVFVIHPFSLMRSYYIMGMMAITFLNLIGIPMEIAFLDGTSGLAWEGFNVFSDTLFLIDVALNFRMGIISENGEEAILDIKRIRVCYLRTWFIPDVIAAFPIGYILLFADLHYHSDDNPSKTTRMMRILMFVRILSLIRLARVSRLVRFFNEVEKVSNANLEVVRLFFRILSLFMMIFLLCHWNGCIQYFVPMLEEFPTDCWVRKENLMNATVIVKYSWGVFRALSQMIALSYGSMDAPTNYVEMWIVMVSMVSGCLMYTVLVANATAMIANIDPAAKEYKSKMSRLEHYMAFMKLPPELQLRITNYYQARYGGKWFDEKEVMHTVSSALREQILTVMCSRLLRNMPLFRNKDENVLISMVHRLDYEVFQEGDVIIRENAPGDRMFFIDHGQVLEENDDFHRELCDGDFFGEACVLTRGKHLATVKALTDCQCFSLSWDDFQEVLQAYPDLRKDLDKLVELDAGFA, encoded by the exons ATGAGGCGAGCGTTTCGTGCCACGGCGGCCATGCAGAGACTGAGGGCTCGGGGAAcgacggcagcggcggcggcgggatgCGAGAGGGCGCCCTGCGGGTGGCGGGCGCTGCTCTTGCCTCAGCAGAACCGCCAATCTCTCTACATGTACGGAAGCGAGGTGGCCGTGGAGAAGGAGTGCATCCGCCAGCTGCAGAGCGGTGTCTTCGTCATCCATCCCTTCAGCCTCATGAG GAGCTACTACATCATGGGCATGATGGCCATCACCTTCCTCAACTTGATCGGCATCCCCATGGAGATCGCCTTCCTGGACGGCACCAGCGGGCTAGCCTGGGAAGGCTTTAACGTCTTCTCAGACACGCTCTTCCTCATCGACGTGGCACTCAATTTCCGCATGGGCATCATCAGCGAGAACGGAGAG GAAGCCATCCTAGACATCAAGCGGATCCGAGTGTGCTACCTGAGGACGTGGTTCATCCCCGACGTCATCGCTGCCTTTCCCATCGGCTACATCCTCCTCTTTGCG GATTTACATTACCACAGTGATGACAACCCCTCCAAGACCACCAGGATGATGAGGATCCTCATGTTTGTACGTATCCTCAGCCTCATACGACTGGCACGGGTGTCCAGGCTGGTGCGCTTCTTCAACGAGGTGGAGAAA GTTTCCAACGCAAACTTAGAAGTGGTCCGCCTGTTCTTCCGCATCCTCTCCCTGTTCATGATGATCTTCTTGCTGTGCCACTGGAACGGTTGCATCCAGTACTTTGTGCCCATGCTGGAGGAGTTCCCCACCGACTGCTGGGTCCGTAAGGAGAACCTGATG AATGCCACAGTCATCGTGAAGTACTCTTGGGGGGTCTTCCGAGCTCTCTCGCAGATGATCGCGCTGTCTTATGGATCCATGGATGCTCCCACCA ATTACGTGGAGATGTGGATCGTGATGGTGAGCATGGTGTCCGGGTGCCTGATGTACACGGTGCTGGTGGCCAACGCCACCGCCATGATCGCCAACATCGACCCCGCCGCCAAGGAGTACAAGAGCAAG ATGAGCCGCTTGGAGCACTACATGGCCTTCATGAAACTCCCGCCAGAGCTGCAATTGCGCATCACCAACTACTACCAGGCACGCTACGGAGGGAAATGGTTCGACGAGAAGGAGGTCATGCACACCGTGTCGTCTGCCTTGAGGGAG CAAATCCTGACAGTGATGTGCAGCCGCCTGCTCAGGAACATGCCGTTGTTCCGGAACAAAGACGAGAATGTGCTCATTAGCATGGTGCACAGGCTGGACTACGAGGTGTTCCAGGAGGGCGACGTTATCATCCGGGAGAACGCGCCGGGAGACCGCATGTTTTTCATAGACCACGGTCAGgtgctggaggagaacgacgaCTTTCACAGGGAGCTCTGCGACGGAGATTTCTTTGGAG AGGCTTGCGTGCTGACCAGAGGCAAACATCTGGCCACGGTGAAGGCGCTGACCGACTGCCAGTGTTTCAGTCTGTCCTGGGACGACTTTCAGGAGGTGCTGCAGGCCTACCCGGACCTACGCAAGGATTTGGACAAGCTGGTGGAGCTGGATGCGGGATTTGCATGA
- the hcn5 gene encoding hyperpolarization activated cyclic nucleotide-gated potassium channel 5 isoform X2, protein MRRAFRATAAMQRLRARGTTAAAAAGCERAPCGWRALLLPQQNRQSLYMYGSEVAVEKECIRQLQSGVFVIHPFSLMRSYYIMGMMAITFLNLIGIPMEIAFLDGTSGLAWEGFNVFSDTLFLIDVALNFRMGIISENGEEAILDIKRIRVCYLRTWFIPDVIAAFPIGYILLFADLHYHSDDNPSKTTRMMRILMFVRILSLIRLARVSRLVRFFNEVEKVSNANLEVVRLFFRILSLFMMIFLLCHWNGCIQYFVPMLEEFPTDCWVRKENLMNATVIVKYSWGVFRALSQMIALSYGSMDAPTSACILRGDVDRDGEHGVRVPDVHGAGGQRHRHDRQHRPRRQGVQEQDEPLGALHGLHETPARAAIAHHQLLPGTLRREMVRREGGHAHRVVCLEGANPDSDVQPPAQEHAVVPEQRRECAH, encoded by the exons ATGAGGCGAGCGTTTCGTGCCACGGCGGCCATGCAGAGACTGAGGGCTCGGGGAAcgacggcagcggcggcggcgggatgCGAGAGGGCGCCCTGCGGGTGGCGGGCGCTGCTCTTGCCTCAGCAGAACCGCCAATCTCTCTACATGTACGGAAGCGAGGTGGCCGTGGAGAAGGAGTGCATCCGCCAGCTGCAGAGCGGTGTCTTCGTCATCCATCCCTTCAGCCTCATGAG GAGCTACTACATCATGGGCATGATGGCCATCACCTTCCTCAACTTGATCGGCATCCCCATGGAGATCGCCTTCCTGGACGGCACCAGCGGGCTAGCCTGGGAAGGCTTTAACGTCTTCTCAGACACGCTCTTCCTCATCGACGTGGCACTCAATTTCCGCATGGGCATCATCAGCGAGAACGGAGAG GAAGCCATCCTAGACATCAAGCGGATCCGAGTGTGCTACCTGAGGACGTGGTTCATCCCCGACGTCATCGCTGCCTTTCCCATCGGCTACATCCTCCTCTTTGCG GATTTACATTACCACAGTGATGACAACCCCTCCAAGACCACCAGGATGATGAGGATCCTCATGTTTGTACGTATCCTCAGCCTCATACGACTGGCACGGGTGTCCAGGCTGGTGCGCTTCTTCAACGAGGTGGAGAAA GTTTCCAACGCAAACTTAGAAGTGGTCCGCCTGTTCTTCCGCATCCTCTCCCTGTTCATGATGATCTTCTTGCTGTGCCACTGGAACGGTTGCATCCAGTACTTTGTGCCCATGCTGGAGGAGTTCCCCACCGACTGCTGGGTCCGTAAGGAGAACCTGATG AATGCCACAGTCATCGTGAAGTACTCTTGGGGGGTCTTCCGAGCTCTCTCGCAGATGATCGCGCTGTCTTATGGATCCATGGATGCTCCCACCAGTGCGTGCAT ATTACGTGGAGATGTGGATCGTGATGGTGAGCATGGTGTCCGGGTGCCTGATGTACACGGTGCTGGTGGCCAACGCCACCGCCATGATCGCCAACATCGACCCCGCCGCCAAGGAGTACAAGAGCAAG ATGAGCCGCTTGGAGCACTACATGGCCTTCATGAAACTCCCGCCAGAGCTGCAATTGCGCATCACCAACTACTACCAGGCACGCTACGGAGGGAAATGGTTCGACGAGAAGGAGGTCATGCACACCGTGTCGTCTGCCTTGAGGGAG CAAATCCTGACAGTGATGTGCAGCCGCCTGCTCAGGAACATGCCGTTGTTCCGGAACAAAGACGAGAATGTGCTCATTAG